A window from Musa acuminata AAA Group cultivar baxijiao chromosome BXJ3-10, Cavendish_Baxijiao_AAA, whole genome shotgun sequence encodes these proteins:
- the LOC135651650 gene encoding AMSH-like ubiquitin thioesterase 1 — MKPCSGEINISESAKRLDVDNRISLRYYYRIAHNLLRQAEIYRSEKNIIDLFVMLMRFSSLITETIPFHKDYQVVLQNEKLYFRKRLLNALNELEALKPDVQRRLEELNRKNRSQVNIWGQALEDGSLDDSFVWPPVKKKIENNRTSQAYRAVVRDGFYRSPIVQRNSFSTNSREDQFRKFFLPPKEETLSRHSILGPNGLHGHWKPPVADRRIQYPSNLDLTPIEFPSLLQPTEDKPVAAKENGTSEIEKSMLEVLSLQDDSTQPQEEPHPMVSLDVSDVNPKMDIVKELCPPPVLAEVQDVHVTAQDSCSLTSQTVSLQDELIHAESPQEVHISTSLMDSFMRLAKSNTVRNLETCGVLAGSLKNRKFYVTALIIPKQESTSDSCQTTNEEEIFDYQDKQSLFPLGWIHTHPTQSCFMSSIDVHTHYSYQIMLPESIAIVMAPRDGSRTHGIFRLTTPGGMSVIRQCQQRGFHPHQQPSDGGPIYDHCSDVYMNPDLKFDVVDLR; from the exons ATGAAGCCTTGTTCGGGCGAGATCAATATCTCGGAGAGCGCCAAGAGGCTCGATGTCGACAATCGGATCTCTCTCCGTTATTACTACCGGATCGCCCATAATCTTCTCAGACAG GCGGAAATTTATCGGAGCGAGAAGAATATTATCGATCTTTTTGTTATGCTTATGAGATTTTCTAG TTTGATCACTGAGACCATACCATTCCACAAAGACTATCAGGTTGTGTTACAAAATGAAAAACTGTATTTCAGAAAG AGATTATTGAATGCCTTGAATGAGTTAGAAGCATTGAAGCCAGATGTACAACGTCGACTTGAAGAATTAAATAGGAAGAACAGAAGCCAAGTGAATATATGGGGACAAGCTTTAGAAGATGGTTCTCTTGATGATTCATTTGTGTGGCCGCCGGTgaaaaagaagatagaaaatAACAGAACCAGTCAG GCTTATAGAGCAGTTGTGAGAGATGGATTCTATAGGAGTCCTATTGTTCAGAGAAATAGTTTTTCAACCAACAGTAGAGAAGATCAATTTCGTAAATT TTTCCTGCCCCCCAAGGAGGAAACACTATCAAGACACTCAATCTTGGGTCCAAATGGTCTTCATGGGCATTGGAAGCCACCTGTTGCTGATCGAAGG atccaatacccaagcaATTTGGACCTGACTCCAATTGAGTTCCCAAG CCTGCTTCAACCAACAGAGGATAAACCTGTGGCCGCGAAGGAAAATGGCACTTCGGAAATTGAAAAATCTATGCTGGAAGTTCTTTCGTTGCAAGATGATTCCACTCAACCACAGGAAGAACCACATCCAATGGTTAGCTTGGATGTTTCAGATGTGAATCCTAAGATGGATATCGTCAAAGAACTCTGTCCTCCACCAGTCCTTGCAGAAGTACAGGATGTTCATGTTACAGCACAAGATTCTTGTTCCTTAACTTCACAAACAGTTTCTTTGCAGGATGAGCTAATTCATGCAGAATCTCCTCAGGAAGTTCACATA TCAACGTCTCTGATGGATAGTTTTATGAGGCTTGCAAAATCAAATACTGTCAGAAATTTAGAAACATGTGGTGTCCTTGCCGGTTCACTT AAAAACAGAAAGTTCTATGTGACAGCTCTCATCATCCCTAAGCAGGAGTCGACATCTGATTCA TGTcagacaacaaatgaagaagaaatATTTGACTATCAGGATAAACAGTCACTGTTTCCCCTGGGATGGATTCAT ACTCATCCTACTCAGTCATGTTTCATGTCCTCAATTGATGTACACACACACTATTCGTATCAG ATTATGTTGCCCGAGTCTATTGCAATTGTCATGGCACCAAGAGATGGTTCGAG AACCCACGGGATATTTCGGCTGACCACACCAGGAGGCATGTCTGTCATAAGGCAGTGCCAACAGCGTGGCTTCCATCCTCACCAACAGCCATCAGATGGCGGGCCTATCTATGACCACTGCTCTGATGTCTACATGAACCCCGACCTGAAGTTTGATGTGGTAGACCTCCGGTAG